One stretch of Cucurbita pepo subsp. pepo cultivar mu-cu-16 unplaced genomic scaffold, ASM280686v2 Cp4.1_scaffold000275, whole genome shotgun sequence DNA includes these proteins:
- the LOC111784773 gene encoding putative defensin-like protein 3, with amino-acid sequence MAGQSLRNLKIVVFIFLALTSGWMVVQTEGRTCYKHSDAFIGPCIAETCAELCISFEKWDDGFCSGDKCTCAKQCA; translated from the exons atgGCAGGACAGAGCTTGAGAAATCTCAAAATTGTGGTGTTCATCTTCCTAGCCCTTACTTCTG GATGGATGGTGGTGCAGACGGAGGGGCGGACATGCTATAAACACAGCGATGCGTTTATAGGACCGTGCATTGCAGAAACGTGTGCTGAACTTTGCATTTCTTTTGAGAAGTGGGATGACGGATTTTGCTCGGGTGATAAATGCACTTGTGCGAAGCAATGTGCTTAG